In Nostoc sp. UHCC 0926, a single genomic region encodes these proteins:
- a CDS encoding peptidoglycan D,D-transpeptidase FtsI family protein — MQKSPSKIKFRKFRNPAFTRRQKGSKRGLLGTLASNIQDQTSNTKSRLFIVWGALMAAGLGLGVNLYNLQIVRGPKLTEQARNQQMVNLRPFMPRRPVVDRNSNLLAIDRPVYTLYAHPKLFDKSNEDMAERLAPILAKDTAELVKTFQSKRSGIILAPDLPEEMIDRVISLRLNGLEWIQKYSRYYPTDDLVADVVGYVNLDRRGQAGVEYSQEKLLERPVQTLRLSRSGNGDLMPDHAPEGFLHFDDLQLQLTIDSRLQRIARVALKQQMEKFNAKRGAVIVMDALDGSLLALVSQPNYNPNEYSKANISLFKNWTVADLYEPGSTFKPLNVAIALENGVIKPDDMFNDSGSIRVANYTIKNAMNNGNGRISIAQILQYSSNIGMVQIIQRLKPSIYYNWLERLGLGQKVDTDLPFEVGGRLKSQEEFIASPIEAATTSFGQGFSMTPLQLVQMHGALANGGKLVTPHVVRGLIDSKGQMHDSPPRTIPRQIFSAATTQKVVQMMETVVTEGSGKAAQIPGYRIAGKTGTAQKASPNGGYIKGARMTSFVAILPVESPRYVVFAVVDEPKGESAYGSTVAAPIVKSVIEALIPLEEIPPSKEIEQQTKAP; from the coding sequence ATGCAAAAATCACCAAGCAAAATAAAATTCAGAAAGTTTCGGAATCCAGCATTCACAAGGCGACAGAAAGGTTCTAAACGAGGATTGTTGGGGACACTTGCCTCTAATATCCAAGACCAAACATCCAATACCAAGTCTCGACTGTTTATAGTCTGGGGCGCATTAATGGCAGCAGGGCTGGGGTTGGGTGTCAACTTGTATAACCTGCAAATTGTCCGAGGACCAAAGTTAACAGAACAGGCGCGAAACCAGCAAATGGTGAATTTGCGACCTTTTATGCCCCGTCGCCCGGTAGTCGATCGCAATAGTAATTTGTTGGCGATTGACCGTCCTGTATATACTTTATACGCTCATCCCAAGCTATTTGATAAGTCTAATGAAGATATGGCAGAGCGACTTGCCCCAATATTGGCAAAGGATACTGCTGAATTAGTGAAAACTTTTCAAAGCAAAAGAAGCGGAATTATACTTGCCCCAGACTTACCCGAAGAAATGATCGATCGCGTCATCTCTTTGCGCTTAAATGGCTTGGAGTGGATTCAAAAATACTCCCGATATTACCCGACAGATGATTTGGTTGCTGATGTAGTGGGCTATGTGAATCTTGACCGTCGTGGTCAAGCAGGTGTGGAATACTCTCAAGAGAAGTTGCTAGAACGTCCTGTGCAAACGCTGCGGCTCAGTCGGTCGGGTAATGGGGACTTGATGCCGGATCATGCGCCCGAAGGTTTTCTACATTTTGATGATTTGCAACTGCAACTCACTATCGATAGCCGTCTACAACGAATTGCTCGCGTTGCGCTCAAACAACAGATGGAGAAGTTTAACGCCAAACGGGGAGCGGTAATTGTGATGGATGCGTTGGATGGTTCCTTACTGGCCCTGGTTTCTCAGCCTAACTATAACCCTAATGAATACTCTAAAGCTAATATCTCGCTATTTAAAAACTGGACGGTGGCGGATCTTTATGAACCAGGATCGACTTTCAAGCCTTTGAATGTGGCGATCGCTCTGGAAAATGGCGTCATCAAACCAGATGATATGTTTAATGACTCCGGTTCTATTCGAGTCGCTAATTACACCATCAAAAATGCGATGAATAATGGTAATGGGCGAATCAGCATCGCTCAGATTTTGCAATATTCCAGCAACATTGGCATGGTGCAAATTATCCAACGCTTAAAGCCTTCAATCTACTACAACTGGCTAGAACGCTTGGGGCTAGGACAAAAAGTTGATACAGATTTACCTTTTGAAGTTGGCGGTCGGCTCAAAAGTCAAGAAGAATTTATCGCTTCGCCAATTGAGGCAGCTACTACTTCCTTTGGACAAGGCTTTTCCATGACACCGTTACAGCTAGTGCAAATGCACGGTGCTTTAGCCAATGGCGGTAAATTGGTCACACCCCATGTAGTTCGGGGGCTGATTGATAGCAAAGGGCAGATGCATGATTCACCCCCTCGCACCATCCCCCGCCAAATTTTCTCAGCTGCAACAACCCAAAAGGTTGTGCAAATGATGGAAACTGTTGTTACTGAGGGCAGTGGGAAGGCGGCACAAATTCCGGGATATCGGATTGCTGGTAAAACTGGTACAGCCCAAAAAGCTAGTCCTAATGGCGGCTACATCAAGGGTGCTAGAATGACCAGCTTCGTGGCTATTTTGCCAGTGGAATCTCCTCGCTATGTAGTGTTTGCAGTGGTGGATGAGCCAAAAGGAGAAAGTGCCTATGGTTCTACTGTCGCCGCCCCAATTGTGAAGTCGGTCATTGAAGCCCTGATTCCTCTTGAGGAGATTCCGCCAAGTAAGGAGATTGAGCAACAGACGAAAGCGCCGTAG
- a CDS encoding glycerophosphodiester phosphodiesterase family protein — MVKNFTGKPSIIIAHRGASGYRPEHTLAAYELAMPTAGYAYALGADYIEPDLVSTKDGVLIARHENEISETTDVASHAEFAHHQVSGNDSTYADLATASGLREIAKYAQAVGIHKNLLVPRDSSGKLRSPTSLVTDAHTAGLLVHVWTFRNEDCFLPLDFQGNPQGEYELFFSLGVDGVFSDYPDTAFAVNEKLRFNF, encoded by the coding sequence ATGGTTAAAAATTTTACAGGTAAACCTTCAATTATCATTGCTCACCGAGGTGCTAGCGGCTATCGTCCAGAACACACCTTAGCTGCTTATGAATTAGCGATGCCTACGGCGGGCTACGCCTACGCACTGGGCGCTGACTATATTGAACCTGATTTAGTTTCCACTAAAGACGGTGTTTTAATTGCTCGTCACGAAAATGAGATTTCTGAAACCACCGACGTTGCTAGCCATGCAGAATTTGCTCACCATCAAGTTAGTGGTAATGATAGCACCTATGCAGATTTAGCAACTGCATCAGGTTTAAGGGAGATTGCTAAATATGCACAGGCGGTTGGTATTCATAAAAATTTGCTGGTTCCTAGAGACAGTAGTGGTAAATTGCGATCGCCTACATCTTTAGTCACAGATGCTCATACGGCTGGTTTGCTGGTTCATGTTTGGACTTTCCGCAATGAAGACTGCTTTTTACCGCTGGACTTTCAAGGAAATCCCCAAGGGGAATATGAACTATTTTTCAGCTTAGGCGTTGATGGCGTATTTAGCGACTACCCAGATACGGCTTTTGCTGTGAACGAAAAGCTTCGGTTTAACTTTTAG
- the glgB gene encoding 1,4-alpha-glucan branching enzyme: MSMTTIASEQVNRIVWNQHNDPFEILGSHPIEQDGKTVWAVRAYLPNASAAWVVLPEERKEYPMQTVHHPHFFECTIDTPELANYQLRIKEGENERVTYDPYAFRSPNLTDFDLHLFSEGNHHRIYEKLGAHPTEIGGVKGVYFAVWAPNARNVSLLGDFNLWDGRKHQMRKGPTGIWELFIPEIGVGEHYKYEIKNFEGHIYEKSDPYGFRQELRPKTASIVTDLNAYSWNDEDWMVKRRRTDPLTQPVSVYEVHLGSWLHASSAEPAKLPNGETEPVVVVSGLKPGARFLTYRELAEKLIPYAKDLGYTHIELLPIAEHPFDGSWGYQVTGYYAPTSRFGSPEDFMYFIDKCHENDMGVIVDWVPGHFPKDGHGLAFFDGSHLYEHADPRKGEHKGWGTLVFNYGRHEVCNFLAANALFWFDKYHIDGVRVDAVASMLYNDYCREPGEWLPNQYGGRENLEAADFLRQVNHMIFSYFPGALSIAEESTSWPMVSWPTYTGGLGFNLKWDMGWMHDMLDYFSMDPWFRQFHQNNITFSMWYNHSENFMLALSHDEVVHGKSNIIGKMPGDTWQKLANVRCLFTYMFAHPGKKTMFMSMEFGQWSEWNDWTDLQWYLLQQEGHQQLKTFFQELNHLYRSEPVLYTQDFAEPGFEWIDCSDNRHSVVAFMRRDKDSDDFAIVVCNFTPQPHSHYRIGVPQKGFYTELFNSDARKYGGSNMGNLGGKWTDDWSLHSHPYSLDLCLPPLGVLILKLDKKKTAEVIG; encoded by the coding sequence ATGTCCATGACCACGATCGCCTCTGAACAGGTTAACCGTATCGTTTGGAATCAGCATAACGATCCCTTTGAAATACTAGGTTCTCATCCCATAGAACAAGATGGCAAAACTGTCTGGGCTGTGCGGGCCTACCTACCAAATGCAAGTGCAGCATGGGTTGTTCTTCCTGAAGAACGCAAGGAATACCCAATGCAAACAGTGCATCATCCCCATTTTTTTGAATGCACGATTGACACTCCAGAACTGGCAAACTACCAGTTACGCATTAAAGAAGGGGAAAATGAGCGTGTCACCTATGACCCTTATGCTTTCCGTTCTCCCAACTTGACAGACTTTGACTTGCATTTATTTAGTGAAGGCAACCATCACCGGATTTACGAGAAACTGGGAGCGCACCCCACGGAAATAGGCGGCGTTAAGGGCGTTTATTTTGCTGTTTGGGCACCCAACGCCCGTAATGTTTCATTGCTGGGAGATTTCAACCTCTGGGATGGACGCAAACACCAGATGCGTAAAGGCCCCACGGGAATTTGGGAATTATTTATTCCTGAAATCGGTGTGGGAGAGCATTACAAATATGAAATCAAAAATTTTGAAGGGCACATTTACGAAAAATCCGATCCCTACGGTTTCCGACAGGAACTCCGCCCGAAAACTGCATCCATTGTCACTGATTTAAATGCTTATAGTTGGAATGACGAAGACTGGATGGTAAAACGGCGTCGCACTGACCCCCTTACCCAGCCAGTTTCAGTCTACGAAGTGCATTTAGGCTCTTGGTTACACGCTTCGAGTGCTGAACCTGCTAAACTGCCAAATGGTGAAACCGAACCTGTAGTTGTCGTTTCTGGACTGAAGCCGGGCGCACGCTTCCTTACTTACCGGGAACTGGCAGAAAAACTCATTCCCTATGCCAAAGACTTGGGATACACCCATATAGAATTGCTACCCATTGCGGAGCATCCCTTTGATGGTTCTTGGGGTTATCAAGTAACTGGGTACTATGCCCCCACCTCCCGTTTTGGCAGCCCCGAAGATTTCATGTATTTTATTGACAAATGTCATGAAAATGATATGGGGGTAATTGTAGATTGGGTTCCTGGTCACTTCCCCAAAGATGGACATGGTTTAGCTTTCTTTGATGGTAGCCACCTATACGAACACGCTGACCCCCGCAAAGGTGAACATAAAGGATGGGGTACTTTAGTATTCAATTACGGTCGCCATGAAGTTTGTAATTTCCTAGCAGCAAATGCTCTCTTCTGGTTTGACAAATACCACATTGACGGGGTTCGTGTCGATGCTGTTGCCTCGATGCTCTATAACGACTATTGCCGCGAACCAGGAGAATGGCTGCCCAACCAGTATGGTGGCAGAGAAAACCTAGAAGCAGCTGATTTTCTGCGTCAGGTAAATCACATGATCTTCAGCTATTTCCCCGGTGCTCTCTCAATTGCTGAAGAATCGACTTCCTGGCCAATGGTATCTTGGCCCACCTACACAGGTGGACTGGGCTTTAACTTGAAGTGGGATATGGGCTGGATGCACGATATGCTGGATTACTTCAGCATGGACCCTTGGTTCCGTCAGTTCCACCAAAACAATATCACCTTTAGTATGTGGTATAACCACAGCGAGAACTTCATGCTGGCCCTGTCTCACGATGAAGTGGTGCATGGCAAAAGCAATATCATCGGTAAAATGCCGGGGGATACATGGCAGAAGTTAGCAAATGTGCGTTGTTTATTTACCTATATGTTTGCTCACCCAGGCAAGAAAACCATGTTTATGAGCATGGAGTTTGGGCAGTGGAGTGAGTGGAATGATTGGACTGATTTGCAATGGTATTTATTGCAGCAGGAGGGTCACCAACAGTTAAAAACGTTTTTCCAGGAATTGAACCATCTCTACCGTTCTGAACCAGTTTTGTACACGCAGGATTTTGCTGAACCGGGGTTTGAGTGGATTGACTGTAGCGATAACCGCCATAGTGTAGTTGCCTTCATGCGTCGTGACAAGGATTCTGATGATTTTGCGATCGTGGTTTGCAATTTTACACCGCAACCCCATTCTCACTACCGCATCGGTGTACCGCAAAAGGGATTTTATACCGAGTTGTTCAATAGTGATGCGCGTAAATATGGTGGCAGCAATATGGGCAACTTAGGTGGTAAGTGGACGGATGATTGGTCTTTGCACAGTCATCCCTATTCGCTGGATTTGTGTTTGCCACCTTTGGGAGTATTAATTCTCAAGTTGGATAAGAAGAAGACTGCTGAGGTAATTGGATAA
- a CDS encoding vWA domain-containing protein, with product MTSNNIEIVFSFDTTGSMYPCLTQVRRKIKNTVTRLIDEIPLIRIGIIAHGDYCDEGSTYVTKIFNISGDVDAICDFVQNVAPTGGGDAPECYELVLHESQSLSWSKSATKSLVLIGDDIPHPPAHNPKKLNWRKELDKLAEAEITVYGVQALNRSHATPFYQELAEKSGGFHINLDQFSYISDLFLAVCYQQSSNEQLQAYEQEVIDQGRMSRGLNKIFNTMMNREATSYYESADLRAVSPGRFQILEIEQDISIKAFVLENGLSFKVGRGFYEFTKTETIQAQKEIILMDRGTGDLFEGGAAREMLGLPMDATIRIKPSNLEKYVVFVQSTSANRKLIGKTRFLYEVEDWDR from the coding sequence ATGACTAGTAATAATATTGAGATTGTTTTCAGTTTTGATACAACTGGGAGTATGTACCCTTGTCTTACCCAGGTACGGCGAAAAATCAAAAATACCGTTACCAGACTAATAGACGAAATTCCCTTGATTCGGATTGGGATTATTGCTCATGGTGACTACTGTGATGAAGGCTCAACTTATGTCACCAAAATATTTAATATATCCGGTGATGTTGATGCTATCTGTGATTTTGTGCAAAATGTCGCACCTACTGGTGGTGGAGATGCACCAGAATGTTACGAGTTAGTATTACATGAATCCCAATCTTTATCTTGGTCAAAATCAGCAACAAAATCACTGGTTTTGATTGGCGATGATATTCCCCATCCTCCAGCACACAATCCTAAAAAACTGAATTGGCGCAAAGAGTTAGATAAATTAGCTGAGGCAGAAATTACAGTTTACGGAGTTCAAGCACTCAATCGCTCTCATGCCACTCCTTTTTATCAAGAACTTGCAGAAAAGTCTGGCGGTTTTCATATCAACTTAGACCAGTTTTCGTATATTAGTGACTTGTTTTTAGCAGTTTGCTACCAACAATCTTCTAATGAACAGCTACAAGCTTATGAACAAGAAGTAATTGACCAAGGACGCATGAGCCGGGGGTTAAATAAAATATTTAACACCATGATGAACCGGGAAGCAACATCCTATTATGAATCCGCTGATTTACGGGCAGTTTCTCCAGGGCGTTTCCAGATTTTAGAGATTGAACAAGATATTTCAATTAAAGCGTTTGTATTGGAAAATGGTTTGAGTTTTAAAGTTGGGCGGGGTTTCTACGAATTCACAAAAACAGAAACTATCCAGGCTCAAAAAGAAATTATCTTAATGGATCGGGGAACGGGTGATTTATTTGAAGGAGGTGCGGCACGAGAAATGTTAGGTCTACCGATGGATGCAACGATTCGGATTAAACCGAGTAACCTAGAAAAGTATGTTGTGTTTGTCCAAAGTACCTCTGCTAATCGTAAACTGATTGGCAAAACTCGATTTTTATATGAAGTCGAAGACTGGGATCGCTAA
- a CDS encoding SAM-dependent methyltransferase, with protein sequence MKDIFFCPEESNFYSNCLDNFVIRNCQNYKSIVEFGSGDGSPVINSLLRNKFNGVIQGFELNTSAWKVANSTIDEYNLTNKYIIHNSSLFNSFQPDAEYLVANPPYLPAPDNDIYMPLLFGGVDGATVTNELLSLGYENVLVLISSFSNPISTLNLAKENGYCVQNFMVLPLQFGYYSSDPKVKKHIEELRENKMAFYSGDYYFLAGVLFKKCQESVVDLSNQLAQVMTSL encoded by the coding sequence ATGAAAGATATCTTTTTTTGTCCTGAAGAATCTAATTTCTACTCCAACTGCTTAGACAATTTTGTGATCAGAAATTGCCAAAACTACAAATCTATTGTGGAGTTTGGCTCAGGAGATGGTAGTCCTGTAATTAATTCCTTATTAAGAAACAAGTTTAATGGTGTAATTCAGGGATTTGAATTAAATACTTCTGCATGGAAAGTCGCCAATTCAACCATCGATGAATATAATCTCACTAATAAATACATAATCCATAATTCATCTTTGTTTAATTCTTTTCAACCCGATGCAGAGTATCTTGTAGCAAATCCACCATATCTCCCCGCACCAGATAATGATATTTATATGCCACTCTTATTTGGGGGGGTAGATGGAGCCACAGTTACCAATGAGCTTTTGTCGTTAGGTTATGAAAATGTATTGGTTTTGATATCTAGCTTTTCTAATCCAATAAGTACGCTGAACCTAGCAAAAGAAAATGGATATTGTGTTCAAAATTTCATGGTGTTACCTTTACAGTTTGGCTACTATAGCTCTGATCCTAAGGTAAAGAAACACATAGAAGAACTCCGAGAAAACAAAATGGCATTTTATTCTGGCGATTATTATTTTTTAGCTGGCGTTTTATTTAAAAAATGCCAGGAGTCTGTAGTTGATTTGTCTAATCAATTAGCTCAGGTGATGACTAGTTTGTGA
- a CDS encoding iron-containing redox enzyme family protein, which translates to MQSNLVIFPNAGAAKKSMQTEERTITKYDRAEEQFIELLAMEDLDNQLDLKPARASEFEQTLSIAIHAAYKNDRSDEQAHRFVQRILYRINRLKLFWYDDLRHYTNERSPYLYSCRDQIEAAWQKWELAQIDVAALQKLDVKEALIERASADLNPPLSESSRYIREEMTEVGYRHLLAIGSFDGLVEGSRLCYVLGGAANEMQCTLVRVLLEEYGNGRLSRKHSTFFAQMLAEFGMNTEPEGYFDLVPWEVLACANHSFLTTDRKRYFLRYNGGLTYFEVAGPAAYRNYLAAAQRLELSEAAMGYWELHIKEDERHGRWMLDDVALPLAERYPNDAWELVLGYDQEKLMGDRAAAAVVRSIREAEQAA; encoded by the coding sequence ATGCAAAGCAATTTAGTCATATTTCCTAACGCTGGGGCTGCGAAAAAGAGCATGCAAACAGAAGAAAGGACAATTACCAAGTACGACCGTGCTGAGGAACAATTTATAGAACTGCTAGCAATGGAGGATTTGGACAATCAACTGGATCTAAAACCTGCAAGAGCCAGTGAGTTTGAACAGACGCTCTCTATAGCAATTCACGCCGCCTATAAAAACGATCGCTCTGATGAACAGGCTCACCGTTTTGTTCAGCGGATACTTTATCGAATTAATCGGCTAAAGCTGTTTTGGTACGACGATTTGCGGCACTATACCAATGAGCGATCGCCTTACTTATACTCATGTCGTGACCAAATTGAAGCTGCTTGGCAAAAGTGGGAACTGGCACAAATCGATGTGGCTGCACTGCAAAAATTAGATGTAAAAGAGGCTTTGATTGAGCGTGCATCTGCCGATTTAAATCCGCCTTTATCGGAGAGTAGTCGCTACATTCGTGAGGAAATGACAGAAGTTGGCTATCGTCACTTACTGGCGATCGGCTCCTTTGATGGTTTGGTAGAAGGTAGTCGTCTTTGCTACGTATTGGGTGGTGCTGCTAATGAAATGCAATGTACGCTGGTGCGCGTATTACTAGAAGAATACGGCAATGGTCGTTTATCCCGCAAGCACTCGACATTTTTTGCTCAAATGCTGGCTGAGTTTGGGATGAACACTGAACCAGAAGGATATTTCGATTTAGTACCTTGGGAAGTCCTAGCTTGCGCTAATCATAGCTTTCTGACTACTGATCGCAAACGCTATTTCCTCCGTTATAACGGTGGGTTGACATATTTTGAGGTGGCTGGACCTGCGGCTTACAGAAACTATCTGGCGGCGGCGCAACGGCTGGAACTCTCTGAGGCGGCGATGGGTTATTGGGAACTGCACATCAAAGAAGATGAACGCCACGGACGTTGGATGTTAGATGATGTGGCTTTGCCTTTGGCAGAACGATATCCCAATGATGCATGGGAATTAGTGCTTGGGTATGACCAGGAGAAACTAATGGGCGATCGCGCCGCTGCTGCTGTTGTGCGATCAATCCGCGAAGCAGAACAAGCCGCCTGA
- a CDS encoding HigA family addiction module antitoxin — protein sequence MMNNRLPNIYPGEILQLEFLEPLNITPYRLSKDIGVAQTRISEILSGKRTITADTALRLSRYFGNSAQFWLNLQTQYDIRQALEENAEVYNQIPTLSFNDVP from the coding sequence ATCATGAACAACCGTCTGCCAAATATCTACCCTGGAGAAATCCTACAACTAGAATTTTTAGAGCCACTAAATATCACCCCTTATCGATTAAGCAAAGATATAGGTGTAGCTCAGACAAGAATTAGTGAAATTTTATCTGGAAAACGCACTATTACAGCAGATACAGCTTTGCGTTTATCTCGCTATTTTGGTAACAGCGCTCAGTTTTGGTTGAATTTACAAACGCAATACGATATCCGTCAAGCTCTTGAAGAAAATGCAGAAGTTTATAATCAAATACCTACACTTTCGTTTAATGATGTACCCTGA